CGCGGCCTCGTCGTCCTGGAGCATCGCGGTGACCTCCTCGTCCGCGAACGGATCCTGCTGGCGGAGGAGGCAGCGCAGCGCGTGCACGTAGGCCACGTGTCGGCGCACGAGCCGCCGCCGCAGCCCGTCGTCCTGCACGTACGACGCGATCTGGGAGGCCCAGTGCCGCGACTCGTTGATCATGCGGCCCCAGAGCTTCCGTCCCTCCCACCATCGGTCGTACGCCGAGTTGGTCCGGAAGCTGACGAAGATGCCGAGCGCCGCGCCGACGACGGCGAGCGGCAACGTGGGCAAGTCCAGGTAGGTCTGGTCGTAGACCTCGTACGCCGCCGCCACCGCGGCGCCCGCTCCCAGGAACAAGAGCGAGCTGCGCCACTGCCAGAGGAAGACGATGCGGGTGAAGACGAAGCCGCGGTTCGTGGAGACGATCACGGCGCGATGATACGCTCGCCAGCGCGGTGGCCGAAGCTCGGATCGTCGACCTCATCGCCCACGTGCCCCAGGTGGGCCGCCTCGACTGGATCGGCGTCCGGCCCGAGCGCGCGGCCACGGTCGTGCGCCTCGACTCCGCCACGCTGCTCGAAGGCCGCGGGCTCGAGGGAGACCGCGCGAGTCGGCGCGCGGGCGGCAAGCGCCAGGTGTCTCTCTTCCAGGCGGAGCACCTCGAGGTCCTCGCCCGGTTGATGCGCCGCGCGGCGATCGATCCCGCGCTCCTGCGCCGCAACCTCGTCGTGTCCGGCGTCAACCTCCGCGCCCTCGCCCGCGCGCGCTTCCGGGTGGGGGAGGCGCTGCTCGAGGGCACGGGCGAGTGCCACCCGTGCTCGAAGATGGAGGAGGCCCTCGGCGACGGAGGGTACGCGGCGATGCGCGGTCACGGCGGGATCCTCGCCCGCGTCCTGGAGGGCGCGCCGATCACCGTGGGCGACGAAGTACGCATCGCGCCTTTCGAGGTGGGGCCAGGCGTCTAAACGGGGGTGAGACGGGCCGTGGGTCCGTGGTATT
The sequence above is a segment of the Sandaracinaceae bacterium genome. Coding sequences within it:
- a CDS encoding MOSC domain-containing protein, translating into MAEARIVDLIAHVPQVGRLDWIGVRPERAATVVRLDSATLLEGRGLEGDRASRRAGGKRQVSLFQAEHLEVLARLMRRAAIDPALLRRNLVVSGVNLRALARARFRVGEALLEGTGECHPCSKMEEALGDGGYAAMRGHGGILARVLEGAPITVGDEVRIAPFEVGPGV